The Numenius arquata chromosome 7, bNumArq3.hap1.1, whole genome shotgun sequence genome has a window encoding:
- the AGR2 gene encoding anterior gradient protein 2 homolog, producing MEKSYASMFLLLVAISCALAKDVGKKETKETTAKPKLPQTLSRGWGDQLIWTQTYEEALFRSKHSNKPLMIIHHLDDCPHSQALKKAFAEHKEIQKLAEKFILLNLVYETTDKNLSPDGQYVPRILFIDPSLTVRADITGRYSNRLYAYEPSDVSLLHSNMQKALKLMKTEL from the exons ATGGAGAAGAGTTACGCGTCCAtgttcctgctgctggtggccatctCCTGTGCTCTGGCAAAGGATGTGGGCAAGAAGGAAACAAAGGAGACTACTGCTAAACCAAAACTGCCTCAGACACTCTCCAGAg GCTGGGGGGACCAGCTCATCTGGACGCAGACGTACGAGGAAGCCCTTTTCCGCTCCAAGCACAG caacaAGCCCCTGATGATTATCCACCACCTGGACGACTGCCCGCACAGCCAAG CCCTCAAGAAGGCCTTTGCCGAACATAAAGAAATCCAGAAACTGGCTGAAAAATTCATTCTCCTGAACCTGGTG taTGAGACCACGGACAAGAACCTTTCTCCTGACGGCCAGTACGTCCCTCGGATTTTGTTCATAG ATCCTTCCCTGACTGTGAGAGCAGATATTACCGGAAGATACTCAAACCGTCTCTATGCATACGAGCCCTCTGACGTTTCACTGT TGCACTCAAATATGCAGAAAGCGCTGAAACTCATGAAGACTGAACTGTAA